One Nostoc sp. CENA543 genomic window, CTGCCCATCTTTGGGGGGAATGTGTTCCCAATAGGTGCGGCGGAAGCGTTCAGGATCACCATAGACAGTCCGCATCATCCCCGGCCAGGGATGGCGTACTGCTAAGTAACCGCCTGCATTTTCACCGACGGAGTTACCATCCAAATCTACAATATCGGCGAAAATTCCAGGGAAGGGTAAAGTTGCTGACCCTGGTTTAGTGGGAATTGCCCCAGGAAGGGGTGTAATCATAATTCCACCGGTTTCTGTTTGCCACCAAGTATCAACAATGGGGCAACGCTCCCCACCAATGACACGGTAATACCACATCCAAGCTTCGGGGTTAATTGGTTCACCCACAGTTCCCAACAGGCGCAAGGAAGACAAATTGCGGGATTTGGGATGATGTTCACCCATTTTGATGAATGCCCGAATTGCTGTAGGTGCAGTGTAGAAAATATTTACACCGTATTTTTCGATTACATCCCAGAAACAACCAGGATTAGAAGCACGAGGCGCGCCTTCATACATCAAAGTTGTGGCACCGTTAGATAAAGGCCCATAGACAATGTAGCTGTGTCCAGTAATCCAACCCACATCGGCAGTACACCAATAGACATCTGTATCTTGTAAATCGAAAATCCATTTGGTGGTCATGTGGCTGTATAAGTTGTAACCACCAGTAGTATGAACTACACCCTTGGGTTTGCCGGTACTGCCGGAAGTGTAGAGAACAAACAGCATATCTTCACTGTCCATTGGTTCGGCGGGACAATCTGCTGATACGCCTTTTTGTAAATCGTGCCACCAATGGTCACGTCCGGGTTCCATGTGAGTTTTTTGTCCGGTGCGTTGTACTACCAAAACATGGTTGACACTGGGAACAAGACCATTAGCGATCGCTTTATCTACCTGTTCCTTCAGGGGAACGATCGCATCTTTACGCCAACCCCCATCGGCGGTAATCACTAACTTCGCTTCGGCATCATTTAAGCGATCGCGCAACGCCTCAGCACTAAAACCACCAAATACTACACTATGGGGTGCGCCAATTCTGGCACAGGCTAACATGGCGATCGCCGCTTCTGGAATCATCGGCATATAAATGCCCACGCGATCGCCTTTTTGTACACCCAGTTGCTTCAATACATTGGCAAACTGACAGACTTCCCGATGTAGTTGGGCATAGGTAAGGGTGCGAGAATCCCCTGGTTCACCTTCCCAAATCAAAGCGGCTTTATTTTTGCGCCAAGTAGTCAAATGTCTGTCAAGACAGTTGTAAGAAATATTGATTTTTCCGCCCACAAACCACTTTGCAAAAGGTGGTTGCCAATCTAGGACTGTGTGCCATTTTTCAAACCAATGCAATTCTGATTCCGCCAAATCTGCCCAGAATTTTTGCGGATCAGCCTTAGCTTGGTCATAAATACGTTGATAATCCTCCAAACTTTTGATATGTGCAGCCTGCGAAAATTCACTAGTGGGATGAAATAACCGCTTCTCTTGTAAGATTGATTCTATGGTTGATTCAGACATAATGATTGCTGGTAATAGCGTTGTGACTGACAACTATTCTGTACTCAAAGTTAGACAAAATTGCTTTGATTTTTCTTAAGCAAATTTTAGGAGTTAGGGGTTTAGGGGTGTAGGGGTGTAGGGGTGAGAAAAATTACTCCTAAGTAAATATACGTAAAAAAAGAACCTAAATAATTAGGCTGCCCTTATACTCCTTCTGGAATATCACCCTAGTAGGATGCTGTTGTTTAAAACACTTTTATAAGTTTATAGAACAATACAGTTCAGAACATCCAATTTTTGCTGTTCCCAATTCCCCATTCCCCAT contains:
- the acs gene encoding acetate--CoA ligase, translated to MSESTIESILQEKRLFHPTSEFSQAAHIKSLEDYQRIYDQAKADPQKFWADLAESELHWFEKWHTVLDWQPPFAKWFVGGKINISYNCLDRHLTTWRKNKAALIWEGEPGDSRTLTYAQLHREVCQFANVLKQLGVQKGDRVGIYMPMIPEAAIAMLACARIGAPHSVVFGGFSAEALRDRLNDAEAKLVITADGGWRKDAIVPLKEQVDKAIANGLVPSVNHVLVVQRTGQKTHMEPGRDHWWHDLQKGVSADCPAEPMDSEDMLFVLYTSGSTGKPKGVVHTTGGYNLYSHMTTKWIFDLQDTDVYWCTADVGWITGHSYIVYGPLSNGATTLMYEGAPRASNPGCFWDVIEKYGVNIFYTAPTAIRAFIKMGEHHPKSRNLSSLRLLGTVGEPINPEAWMWYYRVIGGERCPIVDTWWQTETGGIMITPLPGAIPTKPGSATLPFPGIFADIVDLDGNSVGENAGGYLAVRHPWPGMMRTVYGDPERFRRTYWEHIPPKDGQYTYFAGDGARKDEDGYFWVMGRVDDVLNVSGHRLGTMEIESALVSHPAVAEAAVVGKPDELKGEEVVAFITLEGTYQASEDLSKELKKHVVAEIGAIARPGEIRFTDALPKTRSGKIMRRLLRNLAAGQDVTGDTSTLEDRSVLDKLREGA